The stretch of DNA CGCACCTAGCTAGGAGCAGGCCATGGACATTCGAAGCAACGGCAAACGGTTGGCTGCAGGCATCACCGCCGCAGTAGCCGTGGGCAGCATCGCGGGCGCCGGGGTGGCGTCTGCCGCAGTGTACGCGTCAACCACCGCGAACAAGGCCGCGGCGAGCTACCCGTCCTCCTCTTCCCCGTCCTCGTCCTCTTCCTCGTCCTCGCGTGGAACCGGCAGCGCCGGCAGCAGCGGCAGTTCCCAGGGCAGTGCCCGGCAGGGGAGAAGCTACTCCGGGGTCAGCCCCGTCCAGCCGGGCAGCGGCGGGGTGGTCCATGGGAAATCCTCGGGATCCTGAGATGGCCGCCCGCACATCATGGACCGTCTGGGGTCTCGAAGCCGTGGTGGCCGTGACCGAGCCGGCGGCCCTCGAATCGGCCGAAGGCATGGTCCGGGCCACGGTAGCCGAAATCGACGAGGCCTGCAGCCGGTTCCGGGATGATTCGGAGCTGGCACGGCTGCAGCCCGCGCTCGCCGCCGGGGCCCGGGTGAGCCCGCTGCTCGCCTTGCTGGTTGAAGGCGCACACGACGCTGCCCGCTGGACCGACGGCGACGTCGATCCCACCCTGGGCCGGGACCTGGACGCCCTGGGTTACGACCGGGACATCGTGAGCGTCCGGCTCTTTCCCCCGCGCCAGGCTCCGGAGATTGCGACGCCGGCGGACGCCCGGGCTCTCCCGCGTCCGGCCGGATGGACCCGGGTCAGCATGGACGGGCGTATCCTCACGGTCCCCGACGATCTCCGCCTGGATCTTGGCGCCAGCGCCAAAGCCATCGCCGCGGACCGTGCGGCCAGCCGCGTCCACGCCGGGCTCGGCAGCGGGGTGATGGTTTCGCTGGGCGGTGACCTGGCCACCGCAGGACCCGCGCCCGACGGCGGCTGGCAGGTCCTCGTCCAGGACCTCGAGGTTGACCCGGCCCAGCAACTGACTTTGTCCGCCGGCTTCGGGATGGCCACCTCCAGCACGCAGAAGCGCCGCTGGCAGCGTGACGGAGTGCAATTCCACCACATTCTGGACCCGCGCTTCGGCCTCCCCGCCGAGCCGGTCTGGCGCTCCGTCACCGTCGCGGCCCCCAGCTGCCTGGCGGCGAACGCCTTCAGCACGGCCGGCATCGTCCGGGGATTCGCCGCTGTCGACTGGTTCCGTGCCCTGGGTATCGCAGGCCGCTTCGTTGACCAGCAGGGGCGGACCATCGCCACGGGCGGCTGGCCAAGCGAACAACAAACGACGGCGGGGGTGGGCTTCCATGGATGAAGCCATGTGGGCTTTCGGCCGGGTCAGCGGGTTCATCTCGCTGATCCTGTTCACCGGGTCCGTGCTGCTCGGCATCCTGACCCGTTCAGGCAGGCCGCTCCTGGTCCTGCCACGGTTTTCGATCACCCTCCTGCACCGCAATATCTCAGTGCTGGCCACGGTCTTCCTGGGCCTCCATGTCGGATCGCTGTTGCTGGATTCCTACGCCAGGCTCAACGTCGTCGACGTCCTGGTCCCGTTCCTGGGTTCGTACCGGCCGTTCTGGCAGGGGCTGGGAACGGCAGCCCTTGACCTGGTGCTGGCGATCGTCGTGACAGGACTCCTCCGGCAGCGGATCGGTCAGCGCACGTTCAGGGCCGTCCACTGGCTGAGTTACGCAATGTGGCCCGTTGCCCTGGCCCACGCCATCGGCAACGGCACCGATGGGACCTCCAAATGGTTCCTCGCGCTGGCGGCAGTGTCCGTGCTGGCAGTCGGGGGTGCCGTCCTGTGGCGGGCGTCCTCCGGCTTCCTCGAAACTTCCAAAGCCCGCCAAGGAGGCCTGTTATGAGATCAGCGGATACGGCCCTGCCGGAGACCAGCCGGACCCGGGCTCCGGAGGGCTCCTTCCGGCTCTTCGCCGCCGGAACACATGCCGGCTTCAGGGACCATCTTGAGACCTTCGGGCCGCTGGACGTACGCAGCATTGGTCCGGGGTTCATCGCCGAGCTGGAAAAGTCAGGACTGACAGGCCGGGGCGGTGCTGCCTTCGCCTCCTGGCGGAAACTGGCCGCGACGGCACAAGCCCGTTCGGCGGGCCTCCTTCCGGCGCGTCCGGTGGTCATTGCCAACGGCGCCGAAGGGGAACCGCTCAGCTTCAAGGACCGGACGTTGTTGGCCAATTCCCCGCACCTGGTGATCGACGGGCTGTTGGTGGCGACCCGCGCCGTCGTGGGCTCGGAGATGTACCTCTACGCCACGGCCGCCAGCCTTTCCGGCGTCGGGCAGGCCATCGCCGAACGCCCGGACGCGCGCCGGATACGGCTCGTGGAAGCCCCGGAAACCTTCATCTCTGGTGAGGCCAGCGCCGCGGTCAACGCCATTTCGACCGGCACGGCGTTGCCGTTGGATAAACGACGCCGCCTCAGCGAATCCGGGGTCAAGGGGCGCCCCACCCTGGTCCTGAATGTCGAGACGCTGGCCCACGTGGGCCTGATCGCCCGCTATGGCGCCCCGTGGTTCCGCAGCGTGGGTACGCCCCGCGATCCGGGCACCCGTCTCGTCTCGGTCTCCGGCGCCTGCCAGGACCAGGTACTGGAGGTCGCCGGAAATGCCGCCCTGGGGACAATTCTTCACGACGCCGGAATCGACGCGGCTTCCCTGTCCGCCGTGCTCGTGGGGGGATACCATGGCCGCTGGGTCAAACCGCTTGACTACCAGCTGTCCCCGGCCGGCCCCGTGAACCAGGCCGTCAGGCCCGGCGCCGGAGTCATCCATGCCCTGTCCGTGGAGCAGTGCGGACTGGCGGCGACGGCCCGGATCCTGGACTATCTGGCGGCTGAATCCGCCAGGCAGTGCGGGCCCTGCATGTTCGGCCTGCCGGCCATGGCCGGTGTCCTCAACCGGATCGCTGCCGGGGAACGGAACCCGCAGCTGCCGCGGGAGCTGGACCGGCTGAGCCGGCTCGTCGCCGGCCGGGGTGCCTGCCACCACCCTGACGGGACCATCGGGTTGGTCAGCAGTGCCTTGGAGGTCTTCTCCGCCGACGTCAAGGCCCATCTGGCGGGTACCTGCCTGCGGCAGGACTGGAGGGCGGCATGAGCGGCACCCTGCACATCGACTGGACCAGGTGTGACGGGCGCGGGCTGTGCACGGAACTGCTTCCCAAGCTGCTGGCCCGCGACGACTGGGGCTACCCGGTGCCGCGGAGCAGTTCCGCCAACCGCTCGGATGTTCCAATCGGGCCGGACAGTGCCGAAGCCGCCAAGGAGGCAGTGCAGCTCTGCCCCAAGCTGGCGCTGAGCATCGCGGTCCGGCGGCCTTCATCCGGACGGTGATTGTCCGCCCACCCCTCGCCCCTGCACCGCAGCCCCGACGGTCGCCGTCACGAACCCTGCGGGGGCCTGCCGCAGCCGGGTCTCCCTGCCGAAATTCCGGTGTTCCTCAAGCGCCAGGCCGAAGGCGGCGACGAATTCCGCGGCGCGCTCCCGGGCCGGCGGCGAGTTGTCGATCCCGAAGGTGAGCGGCTCGCCCACGAACTTCGTCGTGGCCCGGGCGTAGCGCATGTACGGTGACCGGGACGTGATCGTCTCGGCGGAGAAGTAGTCAAAGGCAACGAC from Arthrobacter sp. PAMC25564 encodes:
- a CDS encoding FAD:protein FMN transferase, producing MAARTSWTVWGLEAVVAVTEPAALESAEGMVRATVAEIDEACSRFRDDSELARLQPALAAGARVSPLLALLVEGAHDAARWTDGDVDPTLGRDLDALGYDRDIVSVRLFPPRQAPEIATPADARALPRPAGWTRVSMDGRILTVPDDLRLDLGASAKAIAADRAASRVHAGLGSGVMVSLGGDLATAGPAPDGGWQVLVQDLEVDPAQQLTLSAGFGMATSSTQKRRWQRDGVQFHHILDPRFGLPAEPVWRSVTVAAPSCLAANAFSTAGIVRGFAAVDWFRALGIAGRFVDQQGRTIATGGWPSEQQTTAGVGFHG
- a CDS encoding ferric reductase-like transmembrane domain-containing protein; this translates as MDEAMWAFGRVSGFISLILFTGSVLLGILTRSGRPLLVLPRFSITLLHRNISVLATVFLGLHVGSLLLDSYARLNVVDVLVPFLGSYRPFWQGLGTAALDLVLAIVVTGLLRQRIGQRTFRAVHWLSYAMWPVALAHAIGNGTDGTSKWFLALAAVSVLAVGGAVLWRASSGFLETSKARQGGLL
- a CDS encoding NADH-ubiquinone oxidoreductase-F iron-sulfur binding region domain-containing protein yields the protein MRSADTALPETSRTRAPEGSFRLFAAGTHAGFRDHLETFGPLDVRSIGPGFIAELEKSGLTGRGGAAFASWRKLAATAQARSAGLLPARPVVIANGAEGEPLSFKDRTLLANSPHLVIDGLLVATRAVVGSEMYLYATAASLSGVGQAIAERPDARRIRLVEAPETFISGEASAAVNAISTGTALPLDKRRRLSESGVKGRPTLVLNVETLAHVGLIARYGAPWFRSVGTPRDPGTRLVSVSGACQDQVLEVAGNAALGTILHDAGIDAASLSAVLVGGYHGRWVKPLDYQLSPAGPVNQAVRPGAGVIHALSVEQCGLAATARILDYLAAESARQCGPCMFGLPAMAGVLNRIAAGERNPQLPRELDRLSRLVAGRGACHHPDGTIGLVSSALEVFSADVKAHLAGTCLRQDWRAA
- a CDS encoding ferredoxin, with protein sequence MSGTLHIDWTRCDGRGLCTELLPKLLARDDWGYPVPRSSSANRSDVPIGPDSAEAAKEAVQLCPKLALSIAVRRPSSGR